TCGAGGATGCCGGCGGCGTTGATTAAGCCATCGATGTGTCCAAAGGCATTGCCGATGTTTTCAAAGAGTGCGCGTACCTGCGTTTCTTCTTTTATGTCTGCGTGATATCCCGCTGCATTGCCTCCCGCGTTTTCGATTTCTCGAACGGTGCGTTCCACGCCCGCTCCATCCAGATCTACGACGGCTACGCGCGCGCCTTCCCGAGCACAGCATCGCGCTGCCGCCTGTCCTATGCCCGATGCACCGCCCGTTACGACGATGTTTTTGTTTTCAAGTCTCATGAGTTCTCCTTGGTTTGTTCGCGTGTTGTAGGGGACGGTTCCCGTATAAAGGCACTACGGGACAGGCTCCTGTACTGTTCTGTTCGTCATCGCGGCAGGGTTTTGAGCCGCGATCCAGATGGTTTTGGTGTCACTACTCATGGTCGCCAGTCTCCACGCGATAGACTTCCAGGCCCCGTGCTTTGTAATTTTGCAGTGCATGTGGATGATCAAGGGTGCAGGTATGCACCCATACTCTTTTTGTTTGTCCCCACTTCCAGGCAGATTTTATTGCATGGGATAAGAGATAACCCCCAAAGCCCTGTCCGATGAATTTGGTAGCCAGACCAAAATAGAGGATTTCGACGTTGCCATCATCTTGCTTATGGAGTTCGTAGTACCCAGCAGGCGCGCCTTTGTACTGCGCAAGCCATGTTCTCAGGTTGTCGTTCTCTACGTGCGCTTTCCATTGTTCATCTGACCAGGAGAGTTTATTTGTCCAATCCCAGGGTCCGCCTATGAATTGATATAGGAATTTGTTAAATTGATATTGTTTGATTTCGCATTCGTGTACTTGCAGTCCGTTTGATTCTGTTTTTTCTTTTAGCGAAGATGACGATTTCATTTCGAGATAATATGTGGTGACTTTGTTCATGATTTCTCCGGCTTAATTCACAGGTGTTATTGCGTGTTGTAGGGGACGGTCCCCGTGCCGTCCCGTTCGTCATCGCGGCATGATTTTGAGCCGCGATCCAGGACGCAAAAATACACGCGATATTAAGGATAAACAACCTCTTTCGGATGCCGCTGTTTTAGCGATGTCATTCAGGAGGCTGCAATGGGCGATATTTTAAAATTTTTGCGCGTGCTCATTGGGATGGGGTTGATAGCTAATTGTGGCGATGATTATCCCGTTCAGCCAGAATCAGAGGGCGAGTTGGTTGAGGAGATGGTCGAAATTCCAGCGGGCGAATTTGTGATGGGTACCAATGAATTTGGGCGGGATGAAGGTCCCGAGCATGTGGTGTTTTTAGATGCTTTCCGGATTGATCGCTTTGAGGTGGTGAACGCGGATTACAGATTATTCGTTGCGACTACAGGACGCGATCCTTCAGCGTGTGCCGATTCTGTGGGGTTTAATGCCGCGCGGCAACCGGTGGTTGGTGTGACCTGGTTTGATGCACAGGATTTTTGCGCGTGGGCAGGCAAGCGGTTGTGTTCCGAGGCGGAGTGGGAAAAGGCCGCGGGTGGCGATGGGCGTATTTATCCCTGGGGCAATGAGGATCCCGATCCGACGCGATTGAATTTTAATGGGCATGTGGGCAAGCCCTCGACTGTGGGTAGTTTTCCCAATGGTATGAGTCCTTTTGAGGTGGCGGATTTGTCGGGTAATGTGTGGGAGTGGGTGGCGGATTGGCATCGCGTGGATTATTATCGCAATAGCCCGCGGGAAAATCCCCAGGGACCAGAGAGCGGGAGCTTGCGCGTGATGCGCGGCGGCAGTTGGGTAAATGGCGCACCAGCCGTGCGGGTTCAGGAGCGCGGACGGCTCAATCCCAGATGGCAGGGGAAGGATATCGGGTTCCGCTGTTGCCGGTAGCAGTTTAAAGATGATCGTCAGAGGTCAAGGACGAAAGATTTTTAGATTGAGTTCGTTGATTTGGCGATAGTGTTTTCTGTTGGCTGTACAAAGGGTTACATGATGTTCAATAGCTGTTGCTGCAATTAAGGCATCTGCCAGATACAGTGCTGTATTAAGGGTATATTCTTCCATATATACAGATGCTCTATGTCCGATATTTTCAGTGAGAGGTAGAGTCTGAAAGGCGTGATCAGTGAGAAAACCCTTGATTTTTTTTAATTCCTGCCGATTTCTCGCTCCTTGGATAAATTCCATATACGTAACAATTGATATTTGGCGATCATTGATACTTTCAACGAGTTTTGCAGCCCCTTCATGACCTCTGAAGACCCATATCACAACATCGGTATCAAAAATCATTCAAGCGGCCTTTTCTCATATTGCGGACGTAAGCATCAACGTCTGCCGTATCTTTTCTGTCTCGCCACATCCCAAAAGCTTCATGGTCTTTTACAGATTTGTTTATTTGCTTTCGGGTGGGAGACAGGATGGCTTTTTCTTTGCCTCGATAAAAAATGGTGACCGTTTCGTTGCGGTCAAGTGCGAGCAAAACATCTTTCATGCGTCGTCTTAAGTCGAGAATAGATGCTTTCATAATTCCTCCTTAAAGTGTACATATAATGTGTGCACTTTAAGATAAAATGTCAAATAGTTTCCATTCTTTCGTTGAGAGATCGGGGTTGAGATATCCGATGCGGCTGTGTGTTACATATGATGAAAACAGAATACGACTTTTCTAAATCCATCAAAAATCCCTATGCAAAACATCTTACAAAGCAGGTCACGCTTCGTTTGGGGACGGATGTGATTGCGTATTTTAAGGATTTGGCGGACGAAACAGGTATTCCATACCAGAGTTTGATCAATCTGTATCTCCGGGATTGCGTCCAGACTAAAAAAAGCTCAAGTGGGTGTCATGATCAGAACGGACAGTCTCACTTTAATACACAAAGGGCGTGCAATTCGATTTCGCACGCCCTTATTCTGTACCATGTGTTTATGAGCTATACCTGCTGCACAGCCGCCAACATCTCACCAACAGCATCGGGCAGGTCAACGCGATGAAAGCGGTGGTCGCCAAAAGCGTAATTTTCACCCCTTTCATCAATGATGCGAATATAGCCATGAGCGGCTGCTTCTTCATCGGGGATGATGCGATAAACCTTACCCACTTCAAGAGAGGTCTCGTATCCTTCGTTATTGATGCAAAGGGCAAATTGTTGTGTCATGTTCTCTTTTTTTTGCCGATTACTTTAGGCCTGGCAAAGGTCCGTGAAGTGCTCTACGGGAATCTGAACTTCCTTGCTCGCTTTCTGTCCATGGACATGAAGTTCATTGAATCGTTTTTCAATATCCCGCAATACCTGACCTTCAAAATATTGCTCGCCGCAATACACACACTGGAGACAGGGCACATCATCCACGATAAGGAATTTGCCATCGTACCGGTAAATATATTGCGTTTGGCAAGACCGGAGTTCTTTATGACCACAAAAAGCACATCCTGTTTTCATTCTGAACCTCGTTCATAAGGGGTTGTGAATTTTGGTGGCGTTGGAATATAGACGGTAATAATGACCACGCGGTTCGCAATTTCGCCACACACAATATGCAGAGGTTTGCCATGTGTCGTAAAACCGGCTATCAGGCAACTTTCCCCTCTGCCCGTGTCTTCGTACTGCTCAAGAATTCGTCCCGTCAGCAGAGCTTCTTCTACTTCAGCAATGGTCAAGTTGTCATTTTGCCTTTCCTGATCGCCATGTCTCGAAAAGTAGTACTCGCCAACTTTGATTTTGCTTTTTATCCAGACTATATCAAACATTTTTATTTTGTTTCAACCCCGTTCCCGTTGTAGAGGGCGCGCTCAAAATATATAGTATATGCTGGTATCGGTCAAAATTTCAATCCACACCCCAATGAAGGGGATGACCTTTTGTACACCCAGTTCCTTCGCGTCCTCTGCTAAATCCGCGATTCTGACAATTTCCACTACAGCAACCTCTGTCACCATCATTCCGTATAGCACTATAGATCAACCAGTCTTTCTTTTTTTACTCATGTTCCTTTCTCTTCTGATATTGGTACCATCTTCAGTTTTCTTTTAGCAAAAAATTCAATGAGATCATTAGTGTAATTCTCAATCGGTTCTACTTCTACTATGTTAAGCAACTCTCGTCCCACTTGGGATAAAGCGACCCCATGTAGTTTTAGTGCTTGTCCATCTTTTCGTTCTTCCTCGGGTAACAAGCCCCAATAAGTATTTTGATGTGAAAATCCAAGTATGACGACATTGTTCTTGTAGGCAATGGATGACCGATAGTCACGCCAGGAATTGTAGTCAGCAATGATCAACCCATACTCATGTAAAATATTGAGTTCATCAAAGCCTAATCCGTATTTCTGAAGTGCATTGTTTCCGGCATTTCCAGATAGAGATACCACGCGAGCGTCAAATATTTGGTTCGTACCCGGGATTCCCATTACAATGCACATTGAGCAAAGTCTCTTGAACAAGTTGGCGGTTGCTTTATCTATTTCACCCATAATCTTCACAGCTTTAATCGAAAAGGACGAAGGGCGGCGAATCTCTCCTGCGAGAATCTTTCCAAATAGTAGCTGCATATCTTCGGTGCTTCGCTGACAGGCTTCCTTCTCAAAATGATTAAGCCAATCGTCGTCTATTTGTCCGATCTCTTCACCTATCTGAGCGTTGTCAGTGTCTTTAAGCTGGCGTGCGGCTTCCTCGCTGATTTGGTCGAGATTTACCTGTTCTCGGATGATTTTTTGTCCATATTTTTGAAAAGCAACTCGCGCATATTCTTTATCCTCTTCCATTTGGTTGGCTATTTGTGTTGCAGTCGTTTCAATAAGTTTTACTCGTGCTTCAGCGAGGGCTTTTTTTTCAGCAGCGATGCCTTCCCAAGAAGCAATAGGTATCTCTATAGCTGCTGAACAGAGACGACCAAAGGCTTTTAATGCATTCTGCCTAACTGGCTTAGGAATAGGTACTCCTGCAATTGATTCAATGGCTGTATTAATACCAAGTTCAGCAGCGTCAATTCCCGCATCTTCAGCAGGTAGTTCTTTTTTCGACATGTTCAGAAATCCTTTCAGGCTCGTTGGCTCATCAACCGCCCTACACTCGTTGATCTATCTCCCTTCCTGTCGCTGGTATCCGTCACTCTTGCGTTAGCATCGCCGCGATGTCCTCCGGCAATTTCACATCATATTTTTGCTCAAATTCCGCAACATTTTTGAAAGTATCACAAAATTCTTTGATAATATCGGCACCCTTGTTCTTGGCAACAATCAGGTCTGATCTGGCTTCTTGCCATTTTTGCAAACGCAGCCAATATATACCACGACTGAGATAGGCTTCGGCAAGCTCTGGGTTTAGTTCTATGGCCTTGTTATAGTCCTTGATAGCACGTTCAACTTCATCATTTTCGCTGTAAGCAACGCCGCGATTGTTATAGGCATTGACTATTTTCGGATTGAGTTCAATAGCCTTGCTGTAATGTTCGATGGCTTTTGCGTAGTCCTCTTCTTGGTACGTAAGCCCCGTGAAAAACTCCGCATAGGCACTGTGGTGGACATTCTGATATCTAATAAATCCGTGGAGATCATTGTAAATGGTTTCAGCAGTTATGTCCTGGCAATTACGTAGGTATTCCAGGAGAGGTTGCTTCAAATTATTCGGTATGAGGACAGTCTCATCCGGCTCAATAAAACCCTTGGATGGTCGAACAAATATACTCTTTTGGGCAATGATGCGATTGACTGGACTCTGTGGTTCGACGATATGGGAGTTTGTTTTTCGAAGCAGGATGATTCGCCCGTCTTTGTCTGGACTGCTGTCACAGGCAAAGAAAAGAGCGATATTGTAATTGGTAGTAAAATCTATGAGATTAGTATTGTAGCCGTAATGCTGGAGTTCGGTCAGTATTTCAAAGTCGTCAGTTTGGGAAGTATAGCTTTTGGCAGCTTCCAGAATTTCCTCTTGGACAGCCTCAATGCCAAAATTCTCGGCCTCAATGTCCGAGTATTCGCGGTAGAGACCTGAAGACACTTTTTCGTAGCATTCAGGTTCTCCACGGTAGAGATAGTCGCCGTTGGCAGATAGTTTCACTATCTCCTGGATTTTTTCCAAAACGCTGTTTAACTGGTCATTTTCGTTCATTTGCCTATCCTGGTCTAAAATCATCATCTTTCAGACAGCAGAACTTCTGTTGGAGCTGTACAATTGCGACCACGGTTCATCTGTGGTCCGGATGGCTTCCCCATAGCAATCTCTACTGCCGTTAGTCCGTGACATAATATACTCAGATTTGAAAAAAGTAGTCTTGCCTTTTTCAAATCCCGTCTTATTTTGGTTATGCTGTTGGTCACGCAAACTACTATGCATGATATGATCCGAATGCTGATGGACGGATTAGTTTTACAGATTTTTTGATCTTTATTCTGGTTTTGGGCAGTAAAGAGAATCTCATATAAATGTAAAAGGGCTTGCGATTCTACCTTGCAAGCCCTTTTCTGTATTCTGAAGCTCTGTATGACCAGCACTCCCTGTTTTTTTTAGAATCTCATTTAATTGAGACTGCGAGATATCGAAACAATGGGTTTCTTTCCTCTCCGTAATCTTGCCAGCGCAGGTGATATGAACTCTTTAAGCAAAGCTCTTCTCTCCCTTTTTGTGTTTTTGGGCTGGTGTCTTTAGACCACCTCAACACCTTGCCCGCCGGTACTGTTCGATCTTCATGGAAGCGAAAGTATGCATCTGTTGTATTGCGCGTTGGTTCTTGCCAATATAAATGATCGTTTGTTAGTAGAACTGCAAATCCTGCATCGGCGTTTCCATCCCTCACTACTTGCTCGAGTCTCTGGATGTCTTTAAGGAAGTCGTACCGCTTCACATCTTGGGCACTTTGGTCACGAAGGGAAAAATGCTCGCCGTTCCGTTCACATTCCAGCTTTCGAGTAGCGAACTTCAGTTCAATTGCAATTCCTTGAGACGGGATCCAGATATCCAGGTGCCAGTTTTTTTCTATTCGATAGGGCCACTCCAGACGAATCTCACAATCTGGCATTACCTCGTGAATCTGCCATGCGAGAGCATGCTGGAAATCTGCTTCTGAATGGAATATCGGGCGGTGTTGGGATAGGTCCGCCATAAGGTTGTGAATATCAAGCATATCATTCTTTTTAGGAGTGTGCATAAATGAAAAGAATAAGCCATCAGCATCTTTATCGACTCAAACCATTTCGCACAGCGCGTGAGTCCGTCTCGCAGCAGACATTTTTATGGCATCCCAACTGTGCAGGCCATTGTATGGCGTATTGCCACAAGAACGGTTTGCGCTGTGCCAGCCCCTCGGCGTTTGAGAGCGGCATTTTTTGCTTACTTTTTTTTGCTGCTGAAAAAAAGTAAGTCGCCGAAGGCATGAAAAGAAAAATTTTAAAAAAGCTTTATAGGTCATTTCACCACAACAAATGAATATTGAGTGCCGCACAAACCTAATCCACACTCCGGTCATTCGGCCCGAGAAGTGAAGCTCCCGAGTTGGGGGATTCCACTACTTTGAGTGTGTAGGCAATGCGGGCGTAGTAGAATGTGCTCAGTCCTTCAAAGCCAGAGTCGGTACCGACGATCAACCAGATCCCGCCCTTGCTGTCAGTAGTGACATGCACTGGATTGTCGGCGTTGTCAAGAGACTTGAGCCGAAACTCTCTGCCGCTAACCTCGGGATGAGCGACGTTTCCTATAACGACCATTGACGCGCCGCCGTTGGACTGGTTTCCCTTGTCGATGTTCAGTCTGAGGTTTTCCCCTTCTGCTACAGGTTCAACGGTAGATGCGCCCGCTTTTACGTACACGCTCTCGCCGGGAGAGCCACCGATGCCAAAGGTGTTGGACGGAACGTTGGTCGCCAGGTCGAGGGAGGCGAATACCGCGTAGGTCGCATCTGCCTTAAGTCCGTCAATCCGCCTCTTGAAAAACATGAAGAGGTCATCGCTGCGATTGTGTCCCTGGATGTAGAGGCCATTGCCTTCGAGACCTGGTGGCAGAGGGCGATAACCGGAGTCGAGTTCGTAGATTGATGGATCGAAGTTGGCGGGAAGATCGGCAAATCCGGCTGTCCAGCCTTCGGCATCGCTTTGAAAAGTGAAGCTGAACTCAGCCTCGGTTGCACCCTTCGTGGCGGTACAGGATGTAATCGTCAGGTAGGCGATAAGAATAAGAGCAAATTGTTGTGTCATGTTCTCTTTATTCAGGTCGTTCCCGCACCATTTCATGCCCTTCGAGTATATCGTAGGCAACCGCGCCCTGACTCTGGTCTGGTGGCGCAATGCCGAAGATGTGGCAAAGGGTGGGGACGACGTCTGCGGCGTGGATGTAGCCGAGTTTGTCGGTGGGACGCTCGTAGCCTTTTTTGATGCCGGGACCCGATAAGAAAAAAGAACCAAAGCTCGATGAGATGTCGCTGCGCGTGGGGATGAAGCCGCCGTGGTG
This genomic stretch from Gemmatimonadota bacterium harbors:
- a CDS encoding PEP-CTERM sorting domain-containing protein; translated protein: MTQQFALILIAYLTITSCTATKGATEAEFSFTFQSDAEGWTAGFADLPANFDPSIYELDSGYRPLPPGLEGNGLYIQGHNRSDDLFMFFKRRIDGLKADATYAVFASLDLATNVPSNTFGIGGSPGESVYVKAGASTVEPVAEGENLRLNIDKGNQSNGGASMVVIGNVAHPEVSGREFRLKSLDNADNPVHVTTDSKGGIWLIVGTDSGFEGLSTFYYARIAYTLKVVESPNSGASLLGPNDRSVD
- a CDS encoding GNAT family N-acetyltransferase — translated: MNKVTTYYLEMKSSSSLKEKTESNGLQVHECEIKQYQFNKFLYQFIGGPWDWTNKLSWSDEQWKAHVENDNLRTWLAQYKGAPAGYYELHKQDDGNVEILYFGLATKFIGQGFGGYLLSHAIKSAWKWGQTKRVWVHTCTLDHPHALQNYKARGLEVYRVETGDHE
- a CDS encoding type II toxin-antitoxin system Phd/YefM family antitoxin gives rise to the protein MKASILDLRRRMKDVLLALDRNETVTIFYRGKEKAILSPTRKQINKSVKDHEAFGMWRDRKDTADVDAYVRNMRKGRLNDF
- a CDS encoding type II toxin-antitoxin system MqsA family antitoxin encodes the protein MKTGCAFCGHKELRSCQTQYIYRYDGKFLIVDDVPCLQCVYCGEQYFEGQVLRDIEKRFNELHVHGQKASKEVQIPVEHFTDLCQA
- a CDS encoding DUF4258 domain-containing protein, whose amino-acid sequence is MFDIVWIKSKIKVGEYYFSRHGDQERQNDNLTIAEVEEALLTGRILEQYEDTGRGESCLIAGFTTHGKPLHIVCGEIANRVVIITVYIPTPPKFTTPYERGSE
- a CDS encoding DUF2806 domain-containing protein; amino-acid sequence: MSKKELPAEDAGIDAAELGINTAIESIAGVPIPKPVRQNALKAFGRLCSAAIEIPIASWEGIAAEKKALAEARVKLIETTATQIANQMEEDKEYARVAFQKYGQKIIREQVNLDQISEEAARQLKDTDNAQIGEEIGQIDDDWLNHFEKEACQRSTEDMQLLFGKILAGEIRRPSSFSIKAVKIMGEIDKATANLFKRLCSMCIVMGIPGTNQIFDARVVSLSGNAGNNALQKYGLGFDELNILHEYGLIIADYNSWRDYRSSIAYKNNVVILGFSHQNTYWGLLPEEERKDGQALKLHGVALSQVGRELLNIVEVEPIENYTNDLIEFFAKRKLKMVPISEEKGT
- a CDS encoding type II toxin-antitoxin system VapC family toxin, which gives rise to MIFDTDVVIWVFRGHEGAAKLVESINDRQISIVTYMEFIQGARNRQELKKIKGFLTDHAFQTLPLTENIGHRASVYMEEYTLNTALYLADALIAATAIEHHVTLCTANRKHYRQINELNLKIFRP
- a CDS encoding tetratricopeptide repeat protein, which translates into the protein MNENDQLNSVLEKIQEIVKLSANGDYLYRGEPECYEKVSSGLYREYSDIEAENFGIEAVQEEILEAAKSYTSQTDDFEILTELQHYGYNTNLIDFTTNYNIALFFACDSSPDKDGRIILLRKTNSHIVEPQSPVNRIIAQKSIFVRPSKGFIEPDETVLIPNNLKQPLLEYLRNCQDITAETIYNDLHGFIRYQNVHHSAYAEFFTGLTYQEEDYAKAIEHYSKAIELNPKIVNAYNNRGVAYSENDEVERAIKDYNKAIELNPELAEAYLSRGIYWLRLQKWQEARSDLIVAKNKGADIIKEFCDTFKNVAEFEQKYDVKLPEDIAAMLTQE
- a CDS encoding SUMF1/EgtB/PvdO family nonheme iron enzyme, which produces MGDILKFLRVLIGMGLIANCGDDYPVQPESEGELVEEMVEIPAGEFVMGTNEFGRDEGPEHVVFLDAFRIDRFEVVNADYRLFVATTGRDPSACADSVGFNAARQPVVGVTWFDAQDFCAWAGKRLCSEAEWEKAAGGDGRIYPWGNEDPDPTRLNFNGHVGKPSTVGSFPNGMSPFEVADLSGNVWEWVADWHRVDYYRNSPRENPQGPESGSLRVMRGGSWVNGAPAVRVQERGRLNPRWQGKDIGFRCCR